In Lacrimispora indolis DSM 755, a genomic segment contains:
- the lpdA gene encoding dihydrolipoyl dehydrogenase has translation MIIKMPAIPGGKTSKVGKINVKVGDKVAVGDILVQVETAKGNRPIKATSDGAVFRILCEEGSEIAPNTELFDITECLVAGKSTESDLKDMAQTASVELSTDLLIIGGGPGGYVAAIYAAKNGLTVTLVEKSELGGTCLNVGCIPTKALVKSSEICHNANTASIFGVEIEGRISVNMKQVIARKDQIKDKLVSGIDYLMSKNEINVISGQASFIDMYTVAVNGSQSYMIKAKDIIIATGSKISKPAIPGLDLPFVLNSTTALSDTDLPKSIAIIGGGVIGMEFAFIYKNFGVDVHVIEFMDRILTMVDNDISNEMHAIAEEAKIKIHTGSKVLKIQSSINDAAVITYEDKNGEHLIVSDKVLVAIGREPDLDGLSLNHSDVSLNSRGRGIQVDSSMRTNIDHIYAIGDVTDIIQLAHVASHQAIVAVDNILGKSKEMDYSAVPNVIFTTPEIASVGINEDKAMAEGMDITIGRFSFKGNGKALTMNEPRGFIKLVKNNDSQKIIGGSIIGPDASSLISTLTLAIANGFTEKQITETIFSHPTTSEVIHEAALDLGIGALHQ, from the coding sequence ATGATCATTAAAATGCCAGCAATCCCTGGCGGAAAAACAAGTAAAGTAGGAAAAATAAATGTAAAAGTTGGCGATAAAGTAGCTGTCGGCGACATCCTTGTGCAAGTAGAGACAGCAAAAGGAAATCGCCCGATAAAGGCAACATCGGATGGCGCAGTTTTTAGAATATTATGTGAAGAAGGTTCCGAAATTGCCCCCAATACTGAATTGTTTGATATCACGGAATGTTTGGTTGCTGGAAAATCAACAGAATCAGATTTAAAAGACATGGCGCAAACAGCTTCTGTGGAACTCTCCACGGATTTACTTATAATCGGCGGAGGACCAGGGGGATACGTGGCAGCTATTTACGCGGCCAAAAACGGTTTAACGGTAACTCTGGTGGAAAAATCAGAGTTAGGGGGAACATGCTTAAATGTCGGCTGTATTCCTACTAAGGCGCTTGTAAAATCTTCTGAAATCTGCCATAATGCAAACACAGCTTCCATTTTCGGCGTAGAAATCGAAGGTAGAATCTCGGTCAATATGAAGCAGGTCATTGCCCGCAAGGACCAGATAAAAGATAAGCTTGTTTCCGGAATTGATTATCTCATGAGTAAAAATGAAATCAATGTAATCTCCGGTCAGGCGTCTTTTATTGACATGTATACCGTCGCAGTGAATGGAAGTCAAAGCTACATGATTAAAGCAAAGGATATTATCATAGCAACGGGGTCTAAAATTTCAAAACCGGCAATCCCCGGTCTGGACCTGCCTTTTGTATTAAACAGCACCACCGCGCTGTCTGACACGGATCTTCCTAAATCCATTGCAATTATTGGAGGCGGGGTCATTGGTATGGAATTTGCGTTTATCTATAAAAATTTTGGCGTTGATGTACACGTTATTGAATTTATGGATCGTATATTAACCATGGTTGACAATGACATATCCAATGAAATGCACGCTATTGCAGAAGAAGCAAAAATTAAGATCCACACTGGCTCAAAGGTGTTGAAAATTCAAAGTTCTATTAATGATGCGGCAGTCATTACCTATGAGGATAAAAATGGTGAGCATTTGATTGTAAGCGACAAAGTTTTAGTAGCTATCGGCAGGGAGCCTGATTTAGATGGGCTATCACTTAATCATAGCGATGTCTCATTAAACAGCAGGGGAAGAGGCATTCAGGTAGATTCTTCCATGCGCACAAATATTGATCATATTTATGCAATTGGGGACGTAACAGACATTATTCAACTGGCCCACGTGGCTTCTCATCAGGCTATTGTTGCTGTAGACAATATATTAGGGAAAAGTAAAGAGATGGATTACTCGGCCGTTCCAAATGTCATATTTACCACTCCGGAAATTGCAAGCGTTGGTATAAACGAAGATAAAGCAATGGCAGAGGGAATGGATATCACGATCGGCAGATTTTCATTTAAAGGAAATGGAAAAGCATTGACAATGAATGAACCACGGGGTTTTATAAAACTGGTGAAAAACAACGATTCTCAAAAGATTATCGGAGGATCTATTATAGGCCCTGATGCTTCCTCCTTAATAAGCACACTGACTCTGGCGATTGCCAATGGATTTACCGAAAAACAAATAACAGAGACAATATTTTCACACCCAACTACCAGTGAGGTGATTCATGAAGCTGCACTGGATCTTGGAATCGGAGCTTTGCACCAATAA
- a CDS encoding OsmC family protein — MLTTFKATATKLSDGLQVETNSRGFKILLDEPEEMGGTDAFMNPVEALLCALGACQTIVATAFAAAHDIVFEEFHVELEGDLDPDGFMGLANVRNGFQEIRFVMHFKTNEPKEKIENYAKFIEQTCPVGDCLANGVKLVLSGVAID, encoded by the coding sequence ATGCTGACTACATTCAAAGCTACTGCAACAAAATTATCCGATGGTTTACAAGTTGAAACAAATTCAAGAGGTTTTAAAATACTCCTTGATGAGCCTGAGGAAATGGGAGGCACTGATGCTTTCATGAATCCTGTGGAGGCTCTTTTATGTGCCCTGGGAGCTTGCCAGACAATCGTAGCAACCGCATTTGCAGCTGCCCACGACATCGTATTTGAGGAATTTCATGTTGAACTTGAAGGGGATTTGGATCCGGATGGTTTCATGGGCTTAGCCAATGTAAGAAACGGCTTTCAGGAAATTCGCTTTGTAATGCATTTTAAGACCAATGAACCCAAAGAGAAAATTGAAAACTATGCAAAGTTTATTGAGCAAACCTGCCCTGTAGGCGATTGCCTGGCTAATGGTGTGAAATTAGTATTATCAGGTGTGGCAATTGACTAA
- a CDS encoding C40 family peptidase, translated as MKRKIQIMYERNRKMLQKLLCGLLVSAMVCGQTVPAWATSKAEKEKQEAQKKLEEANKKAQDAESKKSAAQNQVSKLTTDLTALLSDIKVLESDMANKEAEIKQAELDYAAAKKDEEKQYASMKKRIQYMYEKGDTEYLDIFLQVKNMSDLLNKAEYVEGIYTYDRNMLITFQETKQKVADYKSDLEEDKAEMEVMELEYKDQQSQLETLISTKKKEVSNFDSQLAQAKQDAAVYAQTVAKKNEEIRKAKEEEARKKAAEEARKKAEEEARKKAAANTSSKPKSSNANNKYTGPTANKSNGGTAEGRAVADYGLQFVGNPYVFGGTSLTSGADCSGFVLSVYRHFGYSLPRSSSEQRSAGREVSYSEAQPGDLICYAGHIGIYIGNGQIVHASSPATGIKVGTATYRTILSVRRIL; from the coding sequence ATGAAACGAAAAATACAGATTATGTATGAAAGAAACAGAAAAATGCTGCAAAAGCTTCTCTGCGGCCTGTTAGTAAGTGCAATGGTCTGCGGCCAGACTGTTCCCGCCTGGGCTACGTCAAAAGCGGAAAAAGAGAAACAGGAAGCCCAGAAAAAGTTGGAAGAGGCAAATAAAAAGGCTCAGGACGCAGAAAGCAAAAAGAGTGCCGCCCAGAATCAGGTATCAAAGCTGACCACTGACCTGACTGCTCTTTTGTCTGATATCAAGGTTCTGGAAAGTGATATGGCCAACAAGGAAGCAGAGATCAAGCAGGCGGAGCTGGACTATGCTGCGGCTAAGAAAGATGAAGAAAAGCAGTATGCTTCCATGAAAAAGAGAATCCAGTACATGTATGAAAAGGGAGATACAGAATATCTGGATATTTTCCTTCAGGTGAAAAACATGTCTGACCTTCTTAATAAGGCAGAATACGTAGAAGGAATTTATACATACGACCGGAACATGCTGATCACCTTTCAGGAGACAAAGCAGAAGGTGGCCGATTATAAGTCTGACTTAGAAGAGGACAAGGCTGAGATGGAGGTCATGGAGCTGGAGTATAAGGATCAGCAGTCCCAGCTTGAGACGCTGATCTCCACGAAGAAAAAGGAAGTTTCCAATTTTGACAGCCAGCTTGCACAGGCCAAGCAGGATGCGGCAGTTTATGCTCAGACGGTAGCAAAGAAGAATGAGGAGATCCGCAAGGCGAAGGAAGAGGAGGCCAGGAAGAAGGCAGCCGAAGAAGCCAGGAAAAAGGCGGAGGAAGAGGCCAGAAAGAAGGCTGCTGCTAACACCAGCTCAAAACCCAAGTCCTCCAATGCCAACAACAAGTACACCGGTCCCACAGCCAACAAGAGCAATGGCGGAACCGCCGAAGGACGTGCGGTTGCAGATTATGGGCTTCAGTTTGTGGGGAATCCTTATGTATTTGGAGGAACCAGCCTGACCAGTGGTGCGGACTGTTCCGGATTTGTATTGTCCGTATACAGGCATTTCGGATATTCTCTTCCAAGAAGCTCTTCAGAGCAGCGCTCCGCAGGACGTGAGGTATCTTATTCTGAGGCCCAGCCCGGAGATTTGATCTGCTATGCAGGCCATATAGGGATTTATATCGGCAATGGACAAATTGTTCATGCAAGTTCCCCGGCAACCGGAATTAAAGTGGGAACAGCTACATACCGGACCATTCTTTCCGTCAGGAGAATTTTATAA
- a CDS encoding MarR family winged helix-turn-helix transcriptional regulator, with the protein MFDLDDCIAFITCRGAKKLADCLEKRLNHYNITRSQWIALYYIKNNNLITQKQLSDKMSLKEPSVVRLIDKMEALGWVHRVNNESDKRTKLLTLTNDGIKIEDEMLAITEKFKSDVLNGLTQLELDSFKSALNKMLNNIETTPSFPPGSN; encoded by the coding sequence ATGTTTGATTTAGATGACTGTATTGCTTTTATAACCTGCAGAGGTGCAAAGAAATTAGCCGATTGTTTAGAAAAAAGATTAAATCATTATAATATTACAAGATCCCAGTGGATTGCATTATATTATATAAAAAATAACAACTTGATTACCCAAAAGCAATTATCGGACAAGATGTCACTCAAAGAACCAAGCGTTGTACGGTTAATTGATAAGATGGAAGCGCTTGGGTGGGTGCATAGAGTGAACAATGAAAGTGATAAAAGAACGAAATTATTAACGCTTACAAATGACGGGATAAAAATTGAAGATGAGATGCTGGCAATCACTGAAAAATTTAAGTCAGACGTACTTAATGGTCTTACCCAGCTGGAGCTTGACAGCTTCAAATCAGCCTTAAACAAAATGCTTAATAATATAGAGACTACACCTTCTTTTCCACCTGGCTCCAATTGA
- a CDS encoding lipoate--protein ligase yields the protein MIVSKEFDPYFNIAAEHQLFLASDEDIHLFLWQNDASVIIGRNQNLYAECNLSYLKEQNIKAVRRFSGGGAVYHDKGNVNFTFITKEALASHVQFIEIIQSVMLRLGIDCEFSGRNDLLYKNQKFSGHAYYTDNDNYMYHGTILVHVDFGRLEKALTPSTLKLQSKGVKSVKNRVINLSEISKKITTERVIEAFIETFDSKKIEYINKTNFNAPLESLLSSYDWLYAQSPNFDIVLERKYSLGNVSVHISISDGIIKNAKISTDSLQLYDFRICENNLSEKQFDEATIWECMDLYILNHLKLS from the coding sequence ATAATAGTTTCAAAAGAATTTGATCCATATTTTAACATCGCTGCAGAACATCAGTTGTTTCTGGCCTCTGACGAAGATATCCATCTATTTCTATGGCAAAATGATGCTTCTGTGATCATAGGAAGAAACCAGAACTTATACGCCGAATGTAATCTTTCATACCTTAAGGAGCAGAATATCAAGGCGGTTCGCAGGTTTTCCGGAGGCGGGGCCGTATACCATGATAAGGGAAATGTTAATTTTACCTTTATTACAAAAGAAGCCTTGGCAAGTCATGTCCAGTTCATAGAAATCATCCAATCAGTAATGTTGAGACTCGGTATTGATTGTGAATTTAGCGGCAGAAATGATTTGCTGTATAAAAACCAGAAGTTTTCCGGACATGCTTATTATACTGATAACGATAATTATATGTATCACGGCACAATTTTAGTTCATGTGGACTTTGGGCGGTTAGAAAAAGCCCTCACACCCTCCACATTAAAATTACAATCCAAAGGAGTTAAGTCCGTTAAAAACAGAGTCATAAACTTATCAGAAATCAGTAAGAAAATAACCACAGAAAGAGTAATAGAAGCATTCATCGAGACCTTTGATAGTAAAAAAATAGAGTATATTAATAAAACTAACTTTAATGCCCCTTTGGAATCACTTCTCTCATCTTATGATTGGCTGTATGCACAATCACCCAATTTCGACATCGTATTGGAACGTAAATATTCTTTAGGAAACGTATCCGTGCACATCTCAATATCTGATGGGATAATAAAAAATGCCAAAATCAGTACAGACAGTCTGCAGCTTTATGATTTCAGAATATGTGAGAATAATCTAAGTGAGAAACAATTTGACGAAGCAACAATATGGGAGTGTATGGACCTGTATATTCTAAACCATTTAAAACTATCTTAA
- a CDS encoding aminotransferase class I/II-fold pyridoxal phosphate-dependent enzyme, with translation MHSHIIITNESLRAVYDKFASALNRTEINVLGVAATMAAYAHGQEWLDHVLEIIEDNYSYLRDMLNEKAPAITVCDLEGTYLVLLDLRKCVDQNCVKEFIQDKCRLAVDYGEWFGENFKGFVRLNLATDPAYVRQAVDNIVNQLSNCN, from the coding sequence TTGCATTCTCATATCATCATAACCAATGAATCTTTGAGGGCAGTCTACGATAAGTTTGCAAGTGCATTAAATCGTACGGAAATCAACGTATTAGGCGTGGCTGCAACGATGGCGGCTTATGCACATGGCCAGGAATGGCTGGATCATGTATTGGAAATTATTGAGGATAACTACAGTTATTTAAGAGATATGTTAAATGAGAAGGCACCTGCTATCACGGTATGTGATCTTGAGGGCACTTATCTGGTTCTGCTTGATCTGCGAAAATGCGTGGATCAGAATTGTGTTAAGGAATTTATACAGGATAAATGCCGGCTCGCTGTTGATTATGGCGAGTGGTTTGGTGAGAATTTTAAAGGTTTTGTCCGTCTGAACCTTGCAACGGACCCTGCATATGTACGGCAGGCAGTGGATAATATTGTAAATCAGTTGAGTAATTGCAATTAG
- a CDS encoding branched-chain amino acid aminotransferase, with translation MEKKNMDWENIGFGYRKTDKRYVSEYKGGRWDKGLLTSDANVVLNECAGILQYCQEIFEGLKAYTAKDGSIVTFRPDLNAERMMDSARGMEMPPFPKEKFLEAVDQVVTANISWVPPYGTGASLYLRPYMFATGPVIGVKPSDEYQFRLICTPVGPYFKGGARPLTLCVSDYDRAAPRGTGHLKAGLNYAMSLHAYVTAHDAGFDENMFLDPVTHTYVEETGGANFLFVTKDNEIVTPESNTILPSITRRSMLYVAEHYLGLKVTERPVRLSELPDFAECGLCGTAAVISPVGKVVDHGKEICFASGLEKMGPVIQQLYDLLTGIQLGTTEAPEGWIRKIIDKDQIF, from the coding sequence ATGGAAAAGAAAAATATGGACTGGGAAAATATTGGTTTTGGATACAGGAAAACGGATAAACGCTATGTGTCAGAGTACAAAGGCGGAAGATGGGACAAGGGCTTGCTGACTTCAGATGCCAATGTTGTATTGAATGAATGCGCTGGTATTTTACAGTATTGCCAGGAAATCTTTGAGGGACTGAAAGCATATACGGCCAAAGATGGAAGCATTGTTACATTTCGCCCGGACTTAAATGCAGAGCGTATGATGGATTCTGCAAGGGGAATGGAAATGCCGCCATTTCCGAAAGAAAAATTTTTGGAAGCGGTAGACCAGGTTGTAACAGCCAATATATCCTGGGTACCTCCATACGGTACAGGCGCATCTCTTTATTTAAGACCGTATATGTTTGCTACCGGACCGGTTATTGGAGTGAAGCCTTCTGATGAATATCAGTTTCGCTTAATCTGCACCCCGGTCGGTCCGTATTTTAAAGGCGGCGCCAGGCCATTAACCTTATGTGTCAGCGATTATGACAGAGCGGCGCCTCGCGGAACCGGGCATTTAAAAGCCGGTTTAAACTACGCCATGAGTTTACATGCCTATGTAACGGCCCATGATGCCGGCTTTGATGAGAACATGTTTTTAGATCCTGTTACACATACGTATGTAGAAGAAACAGGTGGTGCTAATTTCTTATTTGTTACCAAAGATAATGAGATTGTAACTCCTGAATCAAACACCATATTACCCTCAATTACAAGAAGATCCATGTTGTATGTTGCTGAACATTACTTAGGGCTGAAAGTAACTGAGCGCCCGGTACGCTTATCAGAGCTTCCGGATTTTGCAGAATGCGGTTTGTGCGGTACTGCAGCAGTCATTTCTCCGGTAGGAAAGGTAGTAGACCATGGAAAAGAAATATGTTTTGCCAGCGGGCTGGAGAAAATGGGACCAGTTATTCAGCAATTATATGATCTTCTAACCGGAATTCAGCTGGGAACGACAGAGGCACCGGAGGGATGGATCCGAAAGATCATTGATAAAGATCAGATATTCTGA
- a CDS encoding GGGtGRT protein, producing the protein MALFESYERRIDKINSVLNSYGIASIEEAEKITKDAGLDVYEQVKKIQPICFENACWAYIVGAAIAIKKGCRKASDAAAAIGEGLQAFCIPGSVADQRKVGLGHGNLGKMLLEEETDCFCFLAGHESFAAAEGAIGIAEKANKVRQNPLRVILNGLGKDAAQIISRINGFTYVETEMDYYTGEVKELWRKSYSEGLRAKVNCYGANDVTEGVAVMWKEGVDVSITGNSTNPTRFQHPVAGTYKKECTEKGKKYFSVASGGGTGRTLHPDNMGAGPASYGMTDTMGRMHSDAQFAGSSSVPAHVEMMGLIGMGNNPMVGATVAVAVGIEESAKEGKF; encoded by the coding sequence ATGGCATTATTTGAATCATATGAGAGAAGAATTGACAAAATCAATTCTGTATTAAACAGCTATGGTATTGCTTCAATTGAAGAAGCTGAGAAGATTACAAAAGATGCAGGCTTAGATGTGTACGAGCAGGTAAAAAAGATCCAGCCGATCTGCTTTGAGAATGCCTGTTGGGCTTACATAGTGGGAGCAGCTATCGCAATCAAGAAAGGCTGCAGAAAAGCATCTGACGCAGCAGCAGCCATTGGAGAGGGACTTCAGGCTTTCTGTATTCCAGGCTCCGTTGCAGACCAGCGTAAAGTAGGTCTGGGACATGGCAACTTAGGAAAGATGCTTCTGGAAGAAGAGACAGACTGCTTCTGTTTTTTAGCAGGCCATGAGTCCTTTGCGGCAGCAGAAGGTGCAATTGGTATTGCTGAGAAGGCAAACAAGGTTCGTCAGAATCCTTTAAGAGTTATCTTAAATGGTTTAGGAAAGGATGCAGCTCAGATCATTTCCAGAATCAATGGATTTACATACGTAGAAACAGAGATGGATTATTACACAGGCGAAGTAAAAGAGCTTTGGAGAAAGTCCTACTCAGAAGGTTTAAGAGCAAAAGTTAACTGCTACGGCGCAAACGATGTAACAGAAGGCGTTGCAGTTATGTGGAAGGAAGGCGTTGACGTTTCCATCACAGGCAACTCCACCAACCCAACCAGATTCCAGCATCCGGTAGCAGGAACCTATAAGAAGGAATGTACAGAGAAGGGCAAGAAATATTTCTCCGTAGCTTCCGGCGGCGGTACAGGACGTACCCTTCATCCGGACAACATGGGAGCAGGCCCGGCTTCCTACGGTATGACTGATACCATGGGACGTATGCACTCTGATGCCCAGTTCGCAGGTTCTTCTTCTGTTCCGGCTCACGTGGAAATGATGGGTCTGATCGGTATGGGCAATAACCCTATGGTCGGCGCTACCGTTGCTGTGGCTGTTGGGATCGAGGAAAGTGCAAAAGAAGGTAAATTCTAA
- a CDS encoding GNAT family N-acetyltransferase: MTNERILEIAMGQSAIDANCQPGDFCTSENKIVISANHANARKYLELPFYCDLVSYGNNIVASVNEDIAEFVKEYINKYPVINCFETPNLHILNDELQKRGMRICFMAEYFLPDLSALKVMDCGYEIKILEPEEFKELYTSQWSNALCEKRKHLDVLAAGAYDDGRLVGLAGCSADCETMWQVGIDILPEYRRKGIATALTSRMAFEALGRGKVPFYCAAWSNIKSVRNAIKSGFRPAWVEVTAKSADFVTGLNQKTFA; the protein is encoded by the coding sequence ATGACGAATGAAAGAATTCTGGAAATCGCAATGGGCCAGTCAGCAATTGATGCCAACTGTCAGCCTGGGGATTTCTGTACAAGTGAAAATAAAATCGTTATTTCAGCTAATCATGCAAATGCCAGAAAATATCTGGAATTGCCTTTTTACTGTGATCTGGTCTCTTATGGGAACAATATTGTTGCATCGGTAAATGAGGACATTGCCGAATTTGTCAAAGAATATATCAACAAATACCCTGTTATAAATTGTTTTGAAACCCCTAACCTTCACATACTCAACGATGAGCTTCAGAAAAGAGGGATGAGGATCTGTTTTATGGCCGAATACTTTCTGCCGGATTTAAGTGCATTGAAAGTCATGGACTGCGGTTATGAGATTAAAATTCTGGAACCGGAGGAGTTTAAGGAGCTGTATACCTCTCAGTGGAGCAACGCCTTGTGTGAAAAGCGTAAGCACCTGGATGTTTTGGCGGCAGGTGCTTACGATGACGGCAGGCTGGTAGGGCTTGCAGGCTGTTCCGCTGACTGCGAAACCATGTGGCAGGTCGGCATTGATATCTTGCCGGAATACCGGAGAAAGGGGATTGCCACCGCACTGACCAGCCGTATGGCATTTGAGGCTTTAGGCAGGGGGAAGGTTCCCTTTTACTGCGCTGCCTGGTCCAATATCAAATCGGTCCGGAATGCTATAAAAAGCGGTTTCAGGCCGGCCTGGGTGGAGGTAACCGCCAAAAGTGCGGATTTTGTTACCGGACTGAACCAAAAGACTTTTGCATGA
- a CDS encoding MATE family efflux transporter has product MKKPLTKEERYDQMIGTPVSSLIPRLAVPTIISMLVTSVYNMADTFFVSQIGTSASGAVGVTFSAMAMIQAVGFTLGMGSGNYISRSLGNRDETHADQAAATAFFTAILIGLVVTVFGLIFLEQLVYFLGATKTIAPYAMDYARYVLFAAPFMMSSFVMNNILRSQGNAFFAMAGITLGGVLNMILDPLFIFGLGMGISGAAIATMISQIISFMVLFYQCNFREGCIKLKIKNFMPTWNMYGEILHAGLPSFCRQGLASAAMVTLNFAAGPFGDSAIAAMSIVTRFMMFINSALIGFGQGFQPVCGFNFGAKRYDRVLEAYWFCVKVAVVMLTVLGIGAFAFSRPIITAFRREDMEVIEIGTLALRLNMLTLPIQAWVIMVNMLTQSIGYGFRASLVAMGRQGLFLIPALLVLPGFLGVLGLQISQPVADVFTFVLATVIVVKILNELKFMRDEEAGTLAVS; this is encoded by the coding sequence ATGAAAAAACCATTGACAAAGGAGGAACGGTATGATCAGATGATCGGTACTCCGGTTTCCTCCTTAATTCCCCGCCTGGCGGTGCCCACGATCATCAGCATGCTGGTAACCTCTGTTTACAATATGGCGGATACTTTTTTTGTAAGCCAGATAGGTACCAGCGCTTCCGGCGCCGTGGGAGTCACGTTTTCCGCTATGGCAATGATCCAGGCCGTAGGCTTTACCCTTGGGATGGGAAGCGGAAACTATATTTCCCGGTCCTTAGGAAACCGGGATGAGACTCATGCAGACCAGGCGGCAGCCACCGCGTTTTTTACGGCAATACTGATCGGCCTGGTGGTCACGGTATTCGGCCTGATCTTTTTAGAGCAGCTTGTTTATTTTCTGGGGGCAACAAAGACCATAGCGCCTTATGCAATGGATTATGCCAGATACGTCCTGTTTGCAGCGCCCTTTATGATGTCCTCTTTTGTAATGAACAATATTTTAAGATCCCAGGGAAATGCCTTTTTTGCCATGGCGGGAATCACACTGGGAGGGGTTTTAAACATGATCCTGGATCCTCTTTTTATTTTCGGATTGGGAATGGGAATTTCAGGAGCAGCCATTGCGACCATGATAAGCCAGATCATAAGCTTTATGGTATTGTTTTATCAGTGTAATTTCAGGGAGGGCTGTATTAAGCTTAAGATTAAAAACTTTATGCCCACATGGAACATGTACGGGGAGATTCTCCACGCAGGGCTTCCCTCTTTCTGCCGTCAGGGACTTGCGAGCGCAGCCATGGTGACCTTAAATTTTGCGGCAGGTCCCTTTGGAGATTCTGCCATTGCCGCCATGTCCATTGTCACCCGGTTTATGATGTTCATCAATTCCGCGCTGATCGGGTTCGGCCAGGGATTTCAGCCTGTCTGCGGCTTTAATTTTGGAGCGAAACGGTATGACCGGGTCCTGGAGGCTTACTGGTTCTGCGTAAAGGTGGCGGTGGTCATGCTGACCGTGCTGGGGATCGGGGCCTTTGCTTTCAGCCGGCCCATTATTACGGCCTTCCGGCGGGAGGATATGGAGGTCATAGAGATAGGGACTCTTGCTTTGCGGCTTAATATGCTGACCCTTCCCATCCAGGCATGGGTGATCATGGTGAATATGCTGACCCAGTCCATTGGCTACGGATTCCGGGCATCCCTGGTGGCAATGGGAAGACAGGGGCTTTTCCTGATCCCGGCGCTTCTGGTGTTACCAGGATTTTTAGGCGTCCTGGGACTTCAGATATCCCAGCCGGTTGCGGATGTATTTACCTTTGTCCTTGCCACGGTCATAGTGGTGAAAATATTGAATGAATTGAAATTTATGAGGGATGAAGAGGCAGGAACTTTGGCCGTATCTTAA
- a CDS encoding iron-sulfur cluster assembly scaffold protein gives MIYSQEVEEMCIVAQGVHHGAAPIPEEAKWVKSREVKDISGLTHGVGWCAPQQGACKLTLNVKEGIIQEALVETIGCSGMTHSAAMAAEILPGLTVLEALNTDLVCDAINTAMRELFLQIAYGRTQSAFSEDGLPVGAGLEDLGKGLRSQVGTMYGTLKKGPRYLEMAEGYVTGIALDEEDQIIGYQFVSLGKMTDFIKKGDDPNTAWEKAKGQYGRVADAAKIIDPRHE, from the coding sequence ATGATTTATTCACAGGAAGTAGAAGAGATGTGCATAGTGGCACAGGGCGTTCATCACGGCGCAGCTCCAATCCCGGAAGAAGCAAAATGGGTAAAATCTAGAGAAGTTAAAGATATCTCCGGTCTGACACATGGCGTTGGCTGGTGTGCTCCCCAGCAGGGCGCATGCAAGCTGACTCTTAACGTAAAAGAGGGCATTATTCAGGAAGCATTAGTAGAGACAATCGGATGTTCCGGTATGACACATTCCGCTGCTATGGCGGCTGAGATTTTACCGGGACTGACCGTTTTAGAAGCATTAAATACAGACCTTGTCTGTGATGCTATCAATACAGCAATGAGAGAATTATTCTTACAGATCGCATACGGAAGAACCCAGAGCGCTTTCTCTGAAGACGGACTTCCTGTAGGTGCAGGTCTGGAAGACTTAGGAAAGGGTCTCCGTTCACAGGTTGGAACCATGTACGGAACATTAAAGAAAGGTCCTCGTTATTTAGAGATGGCGGAAGGTTATGTAACCGGCATTGCTTTGGATGAAGAAGACCAGATTATTGGCTATCAGTTCGTAAGCCTTGGAAAGATGACAGACTTCATCAAGAAGGGCGATGATCCGAACACCGCTTGGGAAAAGGCTAAGGGACAGTACGGCCGCGTTGCAGATGCTGCTAAGATCATTGACCCAAGACATGAATAA